A DNA window from Allokutzneria albata contains the following coding sequences:
- a CDS encoding LysR family transcriptional regulator — protein MLDVRRMRVLLAVVSTGSVSSAAANLGYTPSAISQQISVLEREAGLTLLQKAGRGVRPTAAGRLLAEHAAVITNKLAEAETALADLRAGRTGRMRITYFTTAGAVLVPPAVAEFRSEFPATALDLTVTDPEDPLQEVRAGRADLAITVQLGDEEPSAPGIRFEHLLDDPYRAVLPKGHALARQRVVDLAQLADQPWVDNEPLPGQCREVVLESCRSAGFQPDFAVQAGEYVSAQGFVAAGLGVTLIPAMGLGAVNPSVLVRKLRNPEPVRRIYAATTEADAENPATLGLLRALRAAASAAAAR, from the coding sequence ATGTTGGACGTCCGCCGCATGCGCGTTCTCCTGGCCGTCGTGAGCACCGGGTCGGTCAGCTCCGCCGCGGCCAACCTCGGCTACACGCCCTCGGCGATCAGCCAGCAGATCAGCGTGCTGGAGCGGGAGGCCGGGCTGACGCTGCTGCAGAAGGCGGGCCGGGGCGTGCGCCCCACCGCGGCGGGCCGCCTGCTCGCCGAGCACGCCGCGGTGATCACCAACAAGCTCGCCGAGGCCGAGACCGCGCTGGCCGACCTCCGCGCCGGGCGCACCGGCCGGATGCGCATCACCTACTTCACCACCGCGGGCGCGGTGCTGGTGCCACCGGCCGTCGCCGAGTTCCGCAGCGAGTTCCCGGCGACCGCGCTGGACCTGACGGTCACCGATCCCGAGGACCCGCTGCAGGAGGTCCGGGCAGGCCGTGCCGACCTCGCCATCACCGTCCAGCTCGGTGACGAGGAGCCGAGCGCGCCGGGCATCCGTTTCGAGCACCTGCTCGACGACCCGTACCGCGCCGTGCTGCCGAAGGGGCACGCGCTGGCCCGGCAGCGCGTCGTCGACCTCGCGCAACTCGCCGACCAGCCGTGGGTGGACAACGAGCCGCTGCCCGGGCAGTGCCGGGAGGTGGTGCTGGAGTCCTGCCGCTCCGCCGGGTTCCAGCCGGACTTCGCCGTGCAGGCCGGGGAGTACGTCAGCGCGCAGGGCTTCGTCGCCGCCGGGCTCGGCGTGACGCTGATCCCGGCGATGGGCCTCGGCGCGGTGAACCCGAGCGTCCTGGTCCGCAAGCTGCGCAACCCGGAGCCGGTGCGGCGCATCTACGCCGCGACCACCGAGGCGGACGCGGAGAACCCGGCGACCCTGGGCCTGCTGCGCGCGCTCCGTGCGGCGGCCTCCGCGGCCGCCGCACGGTGA
- a CDS encoding DMT family transporter, with protein MTSSGSLIRIGVLGLLWGSSFLWIELALRALSPVQIVFVRVGLGALVLVAICKAMKLSLPRGGRTWLHLGVAALFANVLPFILFGVGQQTVDSSMAGVLNATTPLWTLLISVTIGQEKAFGPLRVLGLVLGFAGVMLIFAPWRDGAGSALPGSIAILVAALSYGIGAVYVGHNLSGKGMSPTSTAAGQMLMATALTGIAIPVGGLQPVHWEVTSGLVAAAILGVFGTGLSFMLFVRLIADEGATATSTVTYLMPVVSVALGAIVLGEELTLRVVLGMLVVLGGVMLTRPRRAKAPIAVPSAETAKATSG; from the coding sequence GTGACGTCTTCCGGCAGCCTGATCAGGATCGGCGTGCTCGGCCTGCTCTGGGGCTCCAGCTTCCTGTGGATCGAGCTGGCCCTGCGCGCGCTGTCGCCGGTGCAGATCGTCTTCGTCCGCGTCGGCCTCGGCGCGCTGGTCCTGGTGGCGATCTGCAAGGCGATGAAGCTGTCGTTGCCCCGGGGCGGACGGACCTGGCTGCACCTCGGCGTCGCGGCGCTGTTCGCGAACGTGCTGCCGTTCATCCTCTTCGGAGTCGGCCAGCAGACCGTCGACTCCAGCATGGCGGGCGTGCTCAACGCGACGACGCCGCTGTGGACGCTGCTGATCTCGGTGACCATCGGCCAGGAGAAGGCGTTCGGCCCGCTGCGCGTGCTGGGCCTCGTGCTCGGTTTCGCCGGGGTGATGCTGATCTTCGCGCCGTGGCGGGACGGGGCGGGCTCGGCGCTGCCCGGGAGCATCGCGATCCTCGTCGCCGCGCTCAGCTATGGCATCGGCGCCGTGTACGTGGGCCACAACCTCAGCGGCAAGGGCATGTCGCCCACCTCGACCGCGGCCGGGCAGATGCTCATGGCGACCGCGCTGACGGGCATCGCCATCCCGGTCGGGGGCCTGCAGCCGGTGCACTGGGAGGTGACCAGCGGCCTGGTCGCCGCGGCCATCCTGGGCGTGTTCGGCACCGGGTTGTCGTTCATGCTCTTCGTCCGGCTGATCGCCGACGAGGGCGCGACGGCCACCTCGACCGTCACCTACCTGATGCCGGTGGTCTCGGTGGCGCTCGGCGCGATCGTGCTCGGCGAAGAGCTGACCCTGCGCGTGGTGCTCGGCATGCTGGTGGTGCTCGGCGGCGTGATGCTCACCCGCCCCCGGCGGGCCAAGGCGCCGATCGCCGTTCCGTCAGCCGAAACGGCGAAGGCTACCAGCGGGTAG
- a CDS encoding SdrD B-like domain-containing protein yields the protein MSNSIRGAGAAALALLSITALAVPATAAPEPTVTGVVWADTDFDGVREPGEAGVADITIAAYRADNTEVASAVTNKAGHYALKLSGGPYKLRPKALAYAKTITRPNVGDDARDSDFAWGTWETAEFSCAPSCPKFDLGLVERKQDIALAVAPAEVSARKGQSFSVELTASNLGTVPNGGDWIEAGFKEGLQVTSATGDGWACRVDPSAGQYLFCRSEADHNPGTDRPKVRVELTPTADSGDITMDFHVAGFRRSESVFPNNAAALRVRVG from the coding sequence TTGAGCAACAGCATCCGCGGCGCGGGGGCCGCCGCACTCGCGCTCCTGTCGATCACGGCGCTCGCCGTGCCCGCGACGGCGGCGCCCGAACCCACGGTCACCGGGGTCGTGTGGGCCGACACCGACTTCGACGGCGTCCGCGAACCCGGTGAGGCAGGCGTCGCGGACATCACCATCGCCGCCTACCGCGCGGACAACACCGAGGTCGCCTCCGCCGTCACCAACAAGGCCGGGCACTACGCGCTCAAGCTCAGCGGCGGCCCGTACAAGCTGCGGCCGAAGGCGCTCGCCTACGCGAAGACCATCACCCGGCCGAACGTGGGCGATGACGCGCGGGACTCCGATTTCGCTTGGGGCACTTGGGAAACCGCGGAGTTCTCCTGCGCGCCCAGCTGCCCGAAGTTCGACCTCGGCCTGGTGGAGCGCAAGCAGGACATCGCGCTCGCCGTCGCGCCCGCGGAGGTCTCGGCCCGCAAGGGGCAGAGCTTCTCCGTCGAGCTGACCGCGAGCAACCTGGGCACCGTCCCCAACGGCGGTGACTGGATCGAGGCCGGTTTCAAGGAGGGGCTGCAGGTCACCTCGGCCACCGGTGACGGCTGGGCCTGCCGGGTCGACCCGTCGGCGGGGCAGTACCTGTTCTGCCGCTCCGAGGCCGACCACAACCCCGGTACCGACCGCCCGAAGGTGCGGGTCGAGCTGACCCCGACCGCGGACAGCGGCGACATCACCATGGACTTCCACGTCGCCGGGTTCCGCCGCTCCGAGTCCGTTTTCCCGAACAACGCGGCCGCACTCCGGGTTCGCGTGGGCTGA
- a CDS encoding serine/threonine-protein kinase, whose translation MSDEGRLVAGRYRLERRIGAGAMGVVWQARDERLHRVVAVKQLLLQSGMEAGEAEEAKQRAMREGRIAARLQHPNAIGVFDVAEDNGLPCLVMEYLPSRSLANVVYDEGKLPPREVARIGSQVAIALAAAHAAGIVHRDIKPGNILLGDDGSVKITDFGISRATGDVTVTKTGMLAGTPAYLAPEVAKGYEPGPASDVFSLGSTLYAAVEGEPPFGLNENTLALLHLVAAGIVRPPQQAGPLTSVLMHLLRPQPTDRPTMTQASEALRAISEGRAAPMVTPPQGWGAVPPTTQIPGGPSAPTQAVQPGLRSGPNLNPRTPVPASNPNTPAMTRLDARPLSDAPATRVGPGATSIGGANGAAGRTGGSPPGNGRDRDRREEPEERRSNTRPILIAIGAVIAAALLGILLSNLIGSRNNTGGGGASVTSEPSTASASPSKRSSTPKPTTTTETTTTTTAPTTTTSSGPTDKDYVNAVKSYYKLLPNSPQVAFAKFCDSVRRSQTYTAYQKYWESVKDVKVSDVEMAGDKVVSFEIETTYKSSGDPITQPKQLRMGYEGGQVCLNST comes from the coding sequence GTGAGCGACGAAGGTCGCCTGGTTGCTGGGCGCTACCGGCTGGAACGACGGATCGGCGCAGGTGCGATGGGCGTCGTCTGGCAGGCCCGCGACGAACGGCTGCACCGCGTCGTCGCGGTGAAGCAGCTGTTGTTGCAGTCCGGCATGGAGGCCGGCGAGGCCGAGGAGGCCAAGCAGCGGGCGATGCGGGAGGGCCGGATCGCCGCCCGCCTGCAGCACCCCAACGCGATCGGTGTCTTCGACGTCGCCGAGGACAACGGCCTGCCGTGCCTGGTGATGGAGTACCTGCCTTCGCGGAGCCTGGCCAACGTCGTCTACGACGAGGGGAAGCTGCCGCCGAGGGAGGTTGCGCGGATCGGGTCGCAGGTCGCGATCGCCCTGGCCGCGGCGCACGCGGCCGGGATCGTGCACCGGGACATCAAGCCGGGCAACATCCTGCTCGGCGACGACGGGTCGGTGAAGATCACCGACTTCGGGATCTCCCGCGCCACCGGCGACGTGACGGTCACCAAGACCGGGATGCTGGCCGGCACCCCGGCCTACCTCGCCCCCGAGGTGGCCAAGGGCTACGAGCCCGGTCCGGCCTCGGACGTGTTCTCGCTGGGCTCGACGCTCTACGCGGCCGTCGAGGGTGAGCCGCCGTTCGGGCTGAACGAGAACACCCTCGCGCTGCTGCACCTGGTGGCCGCGGGGATCGTCCGGCCACCGCAGCAGGCGGGCCCGCTGACCTCGGTGCTGATGCACCTGTTGCGGCCACAGCCCACCGACCGGCCGACGATGACCCAGGCGTCGGAGGCGCTGCGGGCGATCTCCGAGGGCCGCGCGGCCCCGATGGTCACCCCGCCGCAGGGCTGGGGCGCGGTCCCGCCGACCACGCAGATCCCCGGTGGCCCGTCGGCGCCGACCCAGGCGGTGCAGCCCGGGCTGCGCAGCGGACCGAACCTGAACCCGCGCACCCCGGTTCCCGCCAGCAACCCCAACACCCCGGCGATGACCCGGCTGGACGCGCGGCCGCTCAGCGACGCGCCCGCCACCAGGGTCGGCCCCGGCGCGACCAGCATCGGTGGCGCCAACGGCGCCGCGGGCCGCACCGGCGGCAGCCCTCCCGGCAACGGACGGGACCGCGACCGCAGGGAAGAGCCCGAGGAGCGCCGCTCCAACACCCGGCCGATCCTGATCGCCATCGGAGCGGTGATCGCGGCCGCGTTGCTCGGCATCCTGCTGAGCAACCTCATCGGCAGCAGGAACAACACCGGTGGCGGTGGCGCGTCGGTGACCAGTGAGCCGTCGACGGCGTCCGCCTCGCCGTCGAAGCGGTCGAGCACGCCCAAGCCCACGACGACCACCGAGACGACGACCACCACGACGGCTCCGACGACGACCACCTCGTCGGGACCGACGGACAAGGACTACGTCAACGCGGTCAAGAGCTACTACAAGCTGCTGCCCAACAGCCCCCAGGTGGCGTTCGCGAAGTTCTGCGACTCCGTCCGGCGGTCCCAGACCTACACCGCGTACCAGAAGTACTGGGAAAGCGTGAAGGACGTGAAGGTCAGCGACGTCGAGATGGCCGGCGACAAGGTCGTGTCCTTCGAGATCGAGACGACCTACAAGAGCTCCGGGGATCCCATCACCCAGCCCAAGCAGCTGCGGATGGGGTACGAGGGCGGCCAGGTCTGCCTGAACAGCACGTGA
- a CDS encoding arginase family protein → MDVFWHEDCFTHDAGHGLWELPGDWPWLDVPEQHPENADRLRTMLNVLRRGPIASRLRWHVGRAATEDELATVHERGYLDALRAACAGPERVALEENTVVGPGSWPAILAAAGTTLAAMEAVLDGRATKAYAMVRPPGHHAQPGAADGYCMVNNIALAAASARRRGAARVAILDWDVHHGNGTQEAFLDDPDVLTISVHMRHGSWGGSHPQTGAPDELGARGRNANIELSLGAGDSAYLRAVDEVAAPLLRTFRPDVLLCASGFDASAFDPNGRHNVTAEGYRAIGRRVAGLADELTGGRLLLTQEGGYQRGYAAVCLHALVEGLLGITRPLLPDPIAYVPDDAVRNAAVTDADLAAVRAALAPHWPGVF, encoded by the coding sequence GTGGACGTGTTCTGGCACGAGGACTGCTTCACCCACGACGCCGGGCACGGCCTGTGGGAGCTGCCCGGCGACTGGCCGTGGCTGGACGTCCCGGAACAGCACCCGGAGAACGCCGACCGCCTGCGCACGATGCTGAACGTGCTGCGGCGGGGTCCGATCGCGTCGCGGCTGCGCTGGCACGTGGGCCGGGCGGCGACGGAGGACGAGCTGGCCACGGTGCACGAACGCGGGTACCTCGACGCGTTGCGGGCTGCCTGTGCCGGACCCGAACGCGTCGCACTGGAGGAGAACACCGTCGTGGGGCCGGGTTCGTGGCCCGCGATCCTCGCCGCGGCTGGCACCACGCTCGCCGCGATGGAGGCCGTGCTGGACGGTCGGGCGACGAAGGCCTACGCGATGGTCCGGCCACCGGGACACCACGCCCAGCCCGGCGCGGCCGATGGCTACTGCATGGTCAACAACATCGCCCTCGCCGCAGCCTCGGCCAGGCGGCGGGGTGCCGCGCGGGTGGCGATCCTCGACTGGGACGTCCACCACGGCAACGGCACCCAGGAGGCGTTCCTCGACGACCCGGACGTGCTGACCATCTCCGTGCACATGCGGCACGGCTCGTGGGGCGGCAGCCACCCGCAGACCGGAGCCCCGGACGAGCTCGGCGCGCGGGGGCGCAACGCCAACATCGAGCTGTCCCTCGGCGCGGGGGACAGCGCGTACCTGCGGGCTGTGGACGAGGTCGCGGCGCCGTTGCTGCGAACCTTCCGCCCGGACGTCCTGCTGTGCGCGTCCGGTTTCGACGCGAGCGCGTTCGACCCCAACGGCAGGCACAACGTCACCGCCGAGGGCTACCGCGCGATCGGCCGCCGGGTCGCCGGGTTGGCCGACGAACTCACCGGCGGTCGCCTGCTGCTCACCCAGGAAGGGGGCTACCAGCGCGGGTACGCGGCGGTCTGCCTGCACGCGCTGGTCGAGGGGCTGCTCGGGATCACCCGGCCGCTGCTGCCCGATCCGATCGCCTACGTGCCCGACGACGCGGTACGCAACGCGGCGGTGACCGACGCCGACCTGGCCGCCGTGCGCGCCGCGCTCGCCCCGCACTGGCCGGGCGTCTTCTGA
- a CDS encoding serine/threonine-protein kinase, translated as MDGADHTLAGRYRLEDRIGSGAMGIVWRATDELLSRTVAVKQLLLPPGMDAEEAEEATLRAMREGRIAARLHHPNAITVFDVVQSHGVPWLVMEYLPSQSLAALVHERGPLEPREVAKIGYQVAAALAAAHEAGIVHRDIKPGNVLISAGGTVKITDFGISRATGDATLTKTGMLSGTPAYLAPEVADGAEPGMPSDVFSLGSTLYAAVEGVPPFGLNENTFALLRAVAAGEVRKPERAGVLDELLACLLTRDPNARPTAAEALPMLEAIAGGSRPKIVAVPNWTSPQAAEEKTLRRRRAGVITVAVAFAAVVGALVTALLVINQRQVATAGPPVETKTITYGTNAGSPVSGPSGATGTPTAPGKLTTLPGGVVVPVPTDEDEPPAPGPSQPSQSAQPSQPTTTPETPRNRLIKDAVRQFYELLPGNTVAAHQRFAPATRPTLAAFQAQWADVESVRIQRGMRVSGDSVHLTLKIKKKGETAVSAPYVVTVVVSGTQVQIGTIKQGGSGGEGS; from the coding sequence GTGGATGGCGCGGATCACACGCTTGCCGGCCGGTACCGCCTGGAGGACCGCATCGGCAGCGGCGCGATGGGCATCGTCTGGCGCGCGACCGACGAGCTGCTCAGTCGGACAGTCGCGGTGAAGCAACTGCTGTTGCCACCGGGCATGGACGCGGAGGAGGCCGAGGAGGCCACCCTGCGCGCGATGCGGGAGGGGCGGATCGCCGCCCGGCTGCACCACCCGAACGCGATCACCGTCTTCGACGTGGTGCAGTCGCACGGCGTGCCGTGGCTGGTGATGGAGTACCTGCCCTCGCAGAGCCTGGCCGCCCTGGTGCACGAACGCGGACCGCTGGAGCCGCGCGAGGTCGCCAAGATCGGCTACCAGGTGGCCGCGGCACTGGCGGCCGCGCACGAGGCCGGGATCGTGCACCGCGACATCAAGCCGGGCAACGTGCTGATCAGCGCGGGCGGCACGGTGAAGATCACCGACTTCGGCATCTCCCGGGCCACCGGCGACGCCACCCTGACCAAGACCGGCATGCTCTCCGGCACCCCCGCCTACCTGGCACCGGAGGTGGCCGACGGCGCCGAACCGGGCATGCCCTCGGACGTGTTCTCGCTCGGCTCCACCCTGTACGCCGCGGTCGAGGGCGTGCCGCCGTTCGGGCTCAACGAGAACACCTTCGCGCTGCTGCGCGCCGTTGCGGCGGGCGAGGTGCGCAAGCCGGAGCGGGCGGGCGTGCTCGACGAGCTGCTGGCCTGCCTGCTCACCCGTGACCCCAACGCCCGGCCGACCGCCGCCGAGGCGCTGCCGATGCTGGAGGCCATCGCGGGCGGTTCCCGGCCCAAGATCGTCGCGGTGCCGAACTGGACCTCCCCGCAGGCGGCCGAGGAGAAGACGCTGCGCAGGCGGCGGGCGGGCGTGATCACGGTCGCGGTCGCGTTCGCCGCGGTGGTCGGCGCGCTGGTCACCGCGCTGCTGGTGATCAACCAGCGACAGGTGGCGACCGCGGGTCCGCCCGTCGAGACCAAGACCATCACCTACGGAACCAACGCGGGCTCCCCGGTCAGCGGCCCCTCCGGCGCGACGGGCACACCGACCGCGCCGGGCAAGCTCACGACGCTGCCCGGCGGCGTCGTGGTCCCCGTGCCCACCGACGAGGACGAGCCACCGGCGCCCGGACCGTCGCAGCCCAGCCAGAGCGCGCAGCCGTCCCAGCCCACGACGACCCCGGAGACGCCGAGGAACCGGCTGATCAAGGATGCCGTGCGGCAGTTCTACGAGCTGCTGCCCGGCAACACCGTCGCCGCCCACCAGCGCTTCGCCCCGGCGACCCGGCCGACGCTGGCCGCCTTCCAGGCGCAGTGGGCCGATGTGGAGTCGGTGCGGATCCAGCGCGGCATGCGCGTCAGCGGCGACTCCGTGCACCTCACCCTGAAGATCAAGAAGAAGGGGGAGACCGCGGTGTCGGCCCCCTACGTCGTCACCGTGGTGGTCAGCGGGACCCAGGTCCAGATCGGCACCATCAAGCAGGGCGGCAGCGGCGGCGAAGGCTCCTGA
- a CDS encoding chorismate mutase, translating into MNATADSEPATQEAAPDIDALRLEIDELDAEILRLIKRRSEVSRTIGAARMAKGGPKIVYSREMAVLARFRDLGPEGRELGMLLLRLGRGRLGR; encoded by the coding sequence ATGAACGCCACCGCGGACAGCGAGCCCGCAACCCAGGAAGCCGCCCCGGACATCGACGCGTTGCGGCTGGAGATCGACGAGCTGGACGCCGAGATCCTCCGGTTGATCAAGCGGCGCAGCGAGGTCTCGCGCACCATCGGCGCGGCGAGGATGGCCAAGGGCGGCCCCAAGATCGTCTACAGCCGGGAGATGGCCGTGCTGGCCCGGTTCCGCGACCTCGGTCCGGAGGGCCGCGAGCTGGGCATGCTGCTGCTGCGGCTGGGCCGGGGCAGGCTGGGCCGCTGA
- a CDS encoding ATP-binding protein, giving the protein MTARTRTCDHASVNAHVHKGETGTVPVLPGFPLPPRPGEPPKLFRRRRGKVVAGVAGGVADHIGMDVLWVRIGFVVLSGLAGAGVLAYALLWVFVPQQKRGGGNEDSPKQRQQAVGVITIGAGLAIAVLSFNSQISPMLMGAIAVSLVGAGMVWREADDAQRRRWRDGARSGITGAVLGTGGWSATARVLAGVALLIAGLATFLTNTRGIGQLQFVLLAVITTLIGVAVLTVPWWVRLVRDLNEERRVRIRTEERAEIAAHLHDSVLQTLALIQKQADTAREVRRLARGQERQLRSWLYGPSGYGAKTRNEGDSEEGVEGPGFAAVPGGTLAEAVPAACGEVEDTFAITVQQVVVGDCPVDEKIGALVQAAREAMINSAKHAGVGEVSVYAEVESDRVHVFVRDRGKGFDPATVPGDRHGLADSIHGRMERHGGSVRLRTALGEGTELQLSMPRSPSKEARG; this is encoded by the coding sequence ATGACCGCGCGCACGCGCACGTGTGACCATGCCAGTGTGAATGCGCACGTCCACAAGGGCGAGACCGGCACGGTGCCAGTTCTGCCGGGGTTCCCGCTGCCGCCCCGGCCGGGCGAGCCCCCGAAGCTGTTCCGCCGTCGCCGGGGCAAGGTCGTCGCCGGGGTCGCCGGTGGGGTCGCCGACCACATCGGCATGGACGTGCTGTGGGTGCGCATCGGGTTCGTTGTGCTCTCCGGCCTGGCGGGCGCGGGCGTGCTGGCCTACGCGCTGCTGTGGGTGTTCGTCCCCCAGCAGAAGCGCGGCGGCGGCAACGAGGACTCGCCGAAGCAGCGCCAGCAGGCCGTCGGCGTGATCACCATCGGCGCGGGCCTCGCCATCGCCGTGCTGTCGTTCAACAGTCAGATCAGCCCCATGCTGATGGGCGCGATCGCCGTGTCCCTCGTCGGCGCCGGCATGGTCTGGCGGGAGGCGGACGACGCCCAGCGCAGGCGCTGGCGCGACGGCGCCCGTTCCGGCATCACCGGCGCGGTGCTCGGCACCGGCGGCTGGTCGGCGACGGCCAGGGTGCTGGCCGGTGTCGCCCTGCTGATCGCCGGTCTCGCGACCTTCCTGACCAACACCCGCGGCATCGGCCAGCTCCAGTTCGTGCTGCTCGCGGTGATCACCACGCTGATCGGCGTCGCCGTGCTGACCGTGCCGTGGTGGGTGCGGCTGGTCCGCGACCTCAACGAGGAGCGCCGCGTCCGCATCCGCACCGAGGAGCGGGCCGAGATCGCCGCGCACCTGCACGACTCGGTGCTGCAGACCCTGGCGCTGATCCAGAAGCAGGCCGACACCGCCCGCGAGGTGCGCAGGCTCGCCCGCGGTCAGGAACGGCAGTTGCGCAGCTGGTTGTACGGACCCTCCGGCTACGGCGCGAAGACCCGCAACGAGGGGGACAGCGAGGAGGGCGTCGAGGGCCCCGGCTTCGCCGCGGTGCCCGGCGGCACCCTTGCCGAGGCCGTGCCCGCGGCCTGCGGCGAGGTCGAGGACACCTTCGCGATCACCGTCCAGCAGGTCGTCGTCGGCGACTGCCCGGTGGACGAGAAGATCGGCGCACTGGTGCAGGCGGCCCGCGAGGCGATGATCAACTCCGCCAAGCACGCGGGGGTCGGCGAGGTCAGCGTCTACGCCGAGGTCGAGAGCGATCGGGTGCACGTCTTCGTCCGGGACCGCGGCAAGGGCTTCGACCCCGCTACCGTTCCCGGGGACCGGCACGGGCTCGCCGACTCGATCCACGGCAGGATGGAGCGGCACGGAGGCTCGGTCCGGCTGCGGACCGCCCTCGGTGAGGGCACCGAGCTCCAGCTGTCCATGCCAAGGAGCCCCAGCAAGGAGGCACGCGGGTGA
- a CDS encoding PIG-L deacetylase family protein, whose amino-acid sequence MTSARDSQSSRVDRVLVISAHPDDVDFGAAGTVAAWTSAGIEVAYCVCTSGEATGDQATPREEVAALREREQRAAADVVGVSELHFLRHPDGRLTPSLELRRDLTRVIRAFRPDRVLTWSPEYNWDHIVTSHPDHRAAGEAAFAAVYPDARNPHAHPELLAEGLQPWTVRELWLADGPLDRRDHAVDITDTMAAKMAALRSHKSQTGDADGLEEGMRTFLAEAARRHGLAPGRLAETFQVVHTG is encoded by the coding sequence ATGACGAGCGCACGCGATAGCCAGAGTTCCCGGGTCGACCGGGTGCTCGTCATCAGCGCACATCCCGACGACGTCGACTTCGGGGCCGCGGGCACCGTGGCCGCGTGGACCTCCGCCGGGATCGAGGTCGCGTACTGCGTGTGCACCTCGGGCGAGGCGACCGGGGACCAGGCCACCCCGCGCGAGGAGGTCGCCGCGCTCCGCGAACGCGAGCAGCGGGCGGCCGCGGACGTGGTCGGGGTCAGCGAGCTGCACTTCCTCCGCCACCCGGACGGCAGGCTGACTCCCTCGCTGGAGCTGCGCCGCGACCTCACCCGGGTGATCCGCGCGTTCCGGCCGGACCGGGTGCTGACCTGGTCGCCGGAGTACAACTGGGACCACATCGTCACCTCGCACCCGGACCACCGGGCCGCGGGCGAGGCGGCCTTCGCCGCGGTCTACCCGGACGCGCGCAACCCGCACGCCCACCCGGAGCTGCTCGCCGAGGGCCTGCAGCCGTGGACCGTCCGTGAGCTCTGGCTCGCCGACGGTCCGCTCGACCGGCGCGACCACGCCGTCGACATCACCGACACGATGGCGGCGAAAATGGCCGCCCTGCGTTCCCACAAGTCCCAGACCGGCGATGCCGATGGACTTGAGGAAGGCATGCGGACCTTCCTGGCGGAGGCGGCGCGGCGGCACGGTCTGGCACCGGGCAGGCTGGCCGAGACGTTCCAGGTCGTCCACACCGGCTGA
- a CDS encoding response regulator: MFLVDDHALFRTGVKAELDAAKDQVEVVGEAGSVDEAVAGIAHFKPDVVLLDVHMPDGGGAEVLRRARPAQPEVVFLALSVSDAAEDVIAVIRNGARGYVTKTISGRELADAVCRVAEGDAVFSPRLAGFVLDAFADRPGAAPIRDPELDLLTPRERDVLRLLARGYAYKEIASELFISIKTVETHVSSVLRKTQLSNRYELSRWASDRRLV, translated from the coding sequence GTGTTCCTCGTCGACGACCACGCGCTGTTCCGCACCGGCGTGAAGGCCGAGCTGGACGCGGCCAAGGACCAGGTCGAGGTGGTCGGTGAGGCCGGCTCGGTCGACGAGGCCGTCGCGGGCATCGCCCACTTCAAGCCGGACGTGGTGCTGCTGGACGTGCACATGCCGGACGGCGGCGGTGCGGAGGTGCTGCGCAGGGCCAGGCCCGCGCAGCCGGAGGTGGTCTTCCTGGCGCTGTCGGTCTCCGACGCCGCCGAGGACGTCATCGCCGTCATCCGCAACGGCGCGCGCGGCTACGTCACCAAGACGATCTCCGGCCGCGAGCTGGCCGACGCGGTGTGCCGGGTGGCCGAGGGCGACGCGGTGTTCTCGCCGCGGCTGGCGGGCTTCGTGCTGGACGCCTTCGCCGACCGCCCCGGTGCCGCGCCGATCCGCGACCCCGAGCTGGACCTGCTGACCCCGCGCGAGCGGGACGTGCTGCGGCTGCTCGCCCGCGGTTACGCCTACAAGGAGATCGCCTCGGAGCTGTTCATCTCGATCAAGACGGTCGAGACCCACGTCTCCAGCGTCCTGCGCAAGACCCAGCTGTCCAACCGCTACGAGCTCTCCCGCTGGGCCTCCGACCGCCGCCTCGTCTGA